From the Plasmodium vivax chromosome 5, whole genome shotgun sequence genome, one window contains:
- a CDS encoding RAD protein (Pv-fam-e) (encoded by transcript PVX_089805A), producing MSSVSRLAHLLFVLLNVVLVNEMYMSNGSSENHLQLAVVSPRQLAQVAPCQASNSAVEQLKTNFRTLSLHKFLDYVSKTKDFPLSSKLMAIRLTINEVTYSWINKKNIDFVLQSFNELQIAEYKNLCDRLSKKLNDLASKCGMPEAEKTKLWNECQEKISKDMKAADDCYKKTCDVYATKKRTSSGKFLDYLYKYVSSWVTSIETNEKKWIDTFNKHSLDFKAVPKKAKA from the exons ATGTCGAGCGTGTCGAGATTAGCACACTTGTTGTTCGTTCTGTTGAACGTTGTATTAGTa AATGAAATGTACATGTCAAATGGCAGTTCTGAAAATCACTTACAGCTGGCAGTAGTATCCCCAAGACAGTTAGCTCAGGTAGCACCTTGCCAAGCAAGTAACAGTGCAGTGGAACAATTAAAAACTAACTTTAGAACATTGAGTTTACATAAGTTCCTTGATTATGTATCTAAAACAAAGGACTTTCCATTGTCATCCAAATTAATGGCTATAAGATTAACTATAAATGAAGTCACTTACTCAtggataaacaaaaaaaatatagatttTGTGCTTCAGAGTTTCAATGAGCTACAAATTGCAGAATATAAAAACTTGTGTGATAGATTGTCAAAAAAGCTTAATGATTTGGCCTCTAAATGTGGAATGCCAGAGGCagagaaaacgaaattgtgGAATGAATGTCAAGAGAAAATTTCCAAAGATATGAAAGCAGCTGATGATTgctataaaaaaacatgtgaCGTATACGCGaccaaaaaaagaacatcATCAGGAAAATTTCttgattatttatataaatatgttagtTCGTGGGTGACATCCATTGagacaaatgaaaaaaaatggatcgACACCTTTAATAAGCACTCATTAGATTTTAAAGCTGTGcccaaaaaggcaaaggcgTAA
- a CDS encoding RAD protein (Pv-fam-e) (encoded by transcript PVX_089775A), producing MYLSTYVYVCILFFGASLRQLYFFKLIRVAIYLLKVRLSLIRRVINASFASLASFASPPLHLLCLLPPAPFGPSQVATNRMLDIPRVVFSLFALLHVLVLTNANLSSDTCWPAPAVSAAPRQMAEMKFNPNESANPPRDVHMDSEEDLYTDAKAPSSTEKSTAASSDDEQVDISEMLKPHTLLVPKKDMEELLLHFKMVQKSCHNNLLDRLLDKLEELASKCGMSQEEKLKLWTKCQEEINKEFQEIKHFYDKHCASKLNFSVVTMHSFSECLNRYVTLSADAIVANEKKWNCIFSQAAEGCKGGADIPQSSEQVST from the exons atgtacctAAGTacttatgtatatgtatgcattttattttttggtgcTTCATTAAggcaattatatttttttaaactcatTCGGGTAGCCATTTATTTGTTGAAAGTCCGCCTCAGTTTGATTCGCCGCGTGATAAACGCTTCGTTTGCTTCGCTTGCCTcgtttgcctctcccccgcTTCATTTGCtttgtttgcttccccccgctCCATTTGGGCCGTCCCAAGTGGCTACAAACAGAATGTTGGATATCCCCCGAGTCGTGTTCTCTCTGTTCGCCCTGTTGCACGTTTTGGTATTG ACTAATGCCAACCTTTCGAGCGACACTTGTTGGCCAGCGCCAGCTGTAAGTGCGGCCCCGAGACAGATGGCCGAAATGAAGTTTAACCCAAATGAGTCCGCCAACCCACCAAGGGACGTACATATGGATAGCGAAGAAGATCTATACACCGATGCTAAAGCCCCCTCCTCCACAGAGAAGAGCACAGCTGCTTCGTCCGATGATGAGCAAGTAGATATCTCTGAAATGCTAAAACCGCATACATTGTTAGTGCCCAAAAAAGATATGGAAGAACTGCTTctgcattttaaaatggtTCAAAAGTCATGCCACAACAATCTGCTGGACCGATTGTTAGACAAGCTTGAGGAGCTAGCTTCCAAGTGTGGGATGTCTcaggaggaaaaattaaaattatggaCCAAGTGCCAGGAAGAAATCAACAAGGAATTTCAAGAAATAAAACACTTTTACGATAAGCACTGTGCGTCCAAACTGAACTTCTCCGTTGTGACGATGCATTCCTTTTCTGAATGCCTAAACAGGTACGTCACTCTAAGTGCAGACGCGATTGTGGCAAATGAGAAGAAGTGGAACTGCATCTTTTCCCAGGCGGCAGAGGGctgcaaggggggggccGACATCCCGCAGAGTAGCGAGCAGGTGAGCACCTAA
- a CDS encoding RAD protein (Pv-fam-e) (encoded by transcript PVX_089785A) — MKMFNTPKTVFCFFALLNVLVLNNVSLSNDHALSSPAVRAFPRHLSEAINDYYNNHSSYNHNGIRGCPIFLTEHIFKKHSDNAAILSELRMKENLIYEKFSNGRVSNRDMVSLLDAFNKLYVTEKAIMMKRLSNTLNDLSTKYKIPAKETGELLRECKQSIESEHNAKIDSYKKRHDSFVSSSNAKASSFMGFYKKYVVTLHNALKRSEKKWYKIFAERANRYGAAAPKQ, encoded by the exons atgaaaatgTTTAACACCCCCAAAACTGTATTTTGTTTCTTTGCCCTCTTAAACGTTTTGGTGTTG AATAATGTCTCCCTTTCGAATGACCATGCCCTTTCATCACCAGCTGTGAGAGCCTTCCCAAGACACTTATCCGAAGCGATAAATGATTACTATAATAATCATTCATCATATAATCATAATGGTATACGCGGTTGTCCTATATTTTTGACAGAgcatattttcaaaaaacaTTCAGATAATGCCGCGATATTATCGGAATTAAGAATGAAAGAGAATCtgatttatgaaaaatttagCAATGGTCGAGTGAGCAATAGAGATATGGTTTCTCTGCTTGATGCatttaacaaattatatgTCACGGAGAAAGCAATAATGATGAAGAGATTATCAAACACGCTCAATGATTTAtcaacaaaatataaaattccaGCGAAGGAGACAGGAGAGTTGTTGAGAGAATGCAAGCAAAGCATTGAGTCTGAACATAATGCAAAAATTGACTCTTATAAAAAACGCCATGATTCATTTGTATCGTCGAGCAATGCAAAAGCTTCTTCTTTCATGGGCTTCTATAAGAAATACGTTGTAACATTGCATAATGCATTAAAAcgtagtgaaaaaaaatggtataaaatttttgccgAGAGAGCGAATAGATATGGAGCGGCTGCCCCCAAACAATAG
- a CDS encoding RAD protein (Pv-fam-e) (encoded by transcript PVX_089810A) gives MLNAPRVVFSFFALLNVIVLNNAGMPNDIVGSSQSKLNIVSRSLAAVDTSKCDFTELYKLDKGENDSYKRSTKPMFPGQDEEKQLLVEEKMLKSLIESWSNFLVINDKDMYTILYGYCNLQSIKYNNMIDRLFKKLNDLAIQNDVLEEEKVKLWNECTKAISGKAKEADKLFESVCNSHLKNTFKRTGSFKSDLEKYNNLWDKIIKDNENLWGKTIANKLKTCPKKTPVEEAKEKGETKPKAGAKPKAGTKPKAGTKPKAGTKPKTEEKPKTETKAETETKAETKA, from the coding sequence CTGGAATGCCAAATGACATTGTTGGCTCATCACAATCTAAGCTTAACATAGTCTCCAGATCTCTAGCTGCGGTAGACACAAGCAAATGTGATTTTACAGAATTATACAAATTAGATAAAGGTGAAAATGATAGTTATAAACGTTCTACTAAACCTATGTTTCCAGGacaagatgaagaaaaacaattgttagtagaagaaaaaatgctaaaatcATTGATTGAGTCATGGAGCAATTTTTTagtaataaatgataaagaCATGTACACAATACTGTATGGATATTGTAATTTACAaagcataaaatataataacatgATAGATAGATTGTTTAAGAAGCTTAATGATTTAGCCATCCAAAATGATGTTCTTGAAGAAGAGAAAGTAAAATTATGGAATGAATGCACTAAGGCGATTAGTGGAAAAGCTAAAGAAGCAGACAAATTGTTTGAATCCGTTTGTAATTCACACTTGAAAAATACTTTTAAAAGGACTGGGTCGTTCAAGAGCGacttagaaaaatataataatttgtgggataaaattataaaggaCAATGAAAATTTATGGGGTAAAACTATTgctaataaattaaaaacttgTCCAAAAAAGACTCCCgtagaagaagcaaaagaaaaaggggaaactaAACCAAAAGCGGGAGCTAAACCAAAGGCGGGAACTAAACCAAAGGCGGGAACTAAACCAAAGGCGGGAACTAAACCAAAAACGgaagaaaaaccaaaaacGGAAACGAAAGCAGAAACGGAAACGAAAGCAGAAACAAAAGCATAA
- a CDS encoding hypothetical protein (encoded by transcript PVX_089770A), whose protein sequence is MSCLPPHACGRGYYIVYSRSFRQRWRTRGQGGKKNVCTSVSKYTYICICIFICIFICCARSFPEPHPFMEAAPSSFVKSFKGKGSHPKSGFVAFVRRLRGGFCDGFCDGFCEAAPLTYTFALREALYTLSSNCCDALTPSRSSFVVDTTHTPWALNSKAANSPSWGECPNRSLIPLRRDPPSGLSITIQM, encoded by the coding sequence ATGAGTTGCCTCCCCCCGCACGCATGCGGAAGGGGGTATTATATAGTATATAGTAGGTCCTTTCGCCAAAGGTGGCGAACGCGCGGCCagggcggcaaaaaaaacgtatgcACGAGTGTTagcaaatatacatatatatgtatatgtatatttatatgcatatttatatgttgTGCTCGCTCCTTTCCCGAGCCACACCCCTTTATGGAAGCCGCGCCATCGTCGTTCGTAAAGAGTTTCAAGGGGAAAGGCTCTCATCCCAAATCGGGTTTCGTTGCGTTTGTGAGGCGGCTACGAGGCGGCTTCTGCGACGGCTTCTGCGACGGCTTCTGCGAGGCGGCTCCCCTAACCTACACATTCGCTCTTCGTGAAGCGCTCTACACGCTATCATCAAACTGTTGCGACGCGTTAACACCTTCACGTTCTTCGTTTGTCGTGGATACGACTCACACCCCATGGGCGCTTAACTCCAAAGCTGCGAACTCCCCTAGTTGGGGAGAGTGTCCCAATCGGAGTTTAATCCCCTTGAGGAGGGACCCCCCCTCGGGTTTATCAATTACCATTCAAATGTGA
- a CDS encoding RAD protein (Pv-fam-e) (encoded by transcript PVX_089800A) has translation MFVRARAAFSLFVLSSATLATCSAFPNGHMVRPLAVGAPARKLAELAHGTKKRDPSSAKRCSKRAAHEHTAEALSIDSDDDDFASSEISKLESLIESNSFKLFIKNKSMNTQLRDYNGILSDNRNEMMKKLAKKLTTLASRHGFPEKEKEKLLNECKEATNHAFKLLEDYYKIVLNRYSNRCIALRKNFQVDLWTYVLLWEKAILNKERKWCDTFTRRVSKYKKGAPK, from the exons ATGTTCGTCAGGGCCAGGGCCGCATTTTCCCTGTTCGTTCTGTCTAGCGCCACGTTAGCG ACCTGTTCTGCCTTTCCAAATGGCCACATGGTGCGTCCGCTGGCGGTGGGAGCCCCCGCGAGGAAACTAGCCGAATTGGCTCacggcacaaaaaaaagggatccAAGCAGCGCGAAGCGGTGTAGTAAGCGGGCTGCGCACGAACACACAGCTGAAGCATTATCTATCGATTCGGATGACGATGATTTTGCCTCATCAGAAATAAGCAAATTAGAATCGTTAATAGAATCTAACAgtttcaaattatttataaaaaataagtccATGAATACACAGCTTAGGGATTACAATGGTATATTAAGTGATAACCGCaacgaaatgatgaaaaaattggcaaagaAACTGACCACATTGGCGTCACGGCATGGCTTcccagaaaaggaaaaggagaaattgTTGAATGAATGCAAAGAGGCAACTAACCATGCCTTTAAATTATTGGAggattattataaaattgttcttAACAGATATTCTAACAGATGTATAGCACTTCGCAAGAATTTTCAAGTGGACCTATGGACCTACGTGCTACTCTGGGAAAAGGCAATATTAAACAAGGAGAGGAAGTGGTGCGATACGTTTACACGGAGGGTAAGCAAgtataaaaagggggcccCCAAATGA
- a CDS encoding RNA binding protein, putative (encoded by transcript PVX_089755A), whose amino-acid sequence MKFNKYKDKMGRMSNQPFDSRPHNIIVTNIPKNLSSREIMETFRFMGNILRADIMLTSKGEHSGCACLTFPDYESAAFAASRYDGGMLNNQKIKMFVE is encoded by the exons ATGAAGTTCAACAAGTACAaggacaaaatggggagaatgTCCAACCAGCCCTTTGACAGCAGGCCGCACAACATAATCGTCACGAAT ATCCCGAAAAACCTAAGTTCAAGGGAAATTATGGAAACCTTCAGGTTCATGGGGAACATTCTTCGAGCGGACATTATGTTGACCAGCAAG GGCGAGCACTCAGGCTGCGCATGCTTAACCTTTCCGGACTACGAATCGGCCGCCTTCGCAGCTA GCCGTTATGATGGTGGCATGTTGAACAACCAGAAAATAAAGATGTTTGTAGAATAG
- a CDS encoding RAD protein (Pv-fam-e) (encoded by transcript PVX_089765A): MLTAPRVVFSVFTLMNIVLMVRRKKKEKKISKKKRIISKKESPSTDAEKRTNKPLFFTTHALSLGGAGQKGPRQLSQFTSDSDGHSTSSELNKKKSNNGKCAGSDCSDCSDGSDCGDCGDCGNCSECRECSEGSEGEQGESPDGAASCSVKKEQQKKTQRDDEDYDDDEEEEEDDEEEDDDESNEEESHEDDEEEEEDGGLDISGILKEHMFVVPKEKVELLLDECNRIQKSDYERALDNLFGELHDFSIQCGLLKEEKIALWNECLEDIAKDLKDIDDYYDEIYDFNMNAETVVTVSFVYSLTNFLNLWTTTIEGIEKKWCALFAERALDYKDALREAKLRKAATAEPDSQEGAAGSSASGAASTTSGAAGTTSGAAGTTSGAASATSGAASATSGAAGTTSGAASATSGAASATSGAASATSSAAAAAPAQEEGKDSQEGDKADSQEEGADSNETKEQ, from the exons ATGTTGACCGCGCCCCGAGTAGTCTTCTCTGTGTTCACCCTGATGAATATTGTGCTGATGgtgaggcgaaaaaaaaaagagaaaaaaattagcaaaaaaaagagaataattagcaaaaaagagTCACCTTCAACTGACgcagaaaaaaggacaaacaaACCCCTCTTCTTCACCACACA TGCATTATCCCTAGGAGGTGCAGGCCAGAAGGGCCCGAGGCAATTATCCCAATTCACTTCTGACTCAGATGGTCACTCCACCTCAAGTGAGCTgaacaagaagaagagcAACAACGGCAAATGTGCTGGCAGCGATTGTAGCGACTGCAGTGATGGCAGCGACTGCGGCGATTGCGGCGACTGTGGCAATTGCAGCGAATGCAGAGAGTGCAGCGAAGGCAGCGAAGGGGAACAAGGTGAATCCCCAGATGGGGCAGCTTCCTGCTcagtaaaaaaagaacaacagAAGAAGACGCAGAGGGATGATGAAGAttatgatgatgatgaggaggaggaggaggatgacgaagaagaagatgatgatgaaaGTAATGAAGAAGAGAGTCATgaagatgatgaggaggaagaagaagacggaGGGTTAGACATATCAGGTATACTAAAAGAACATATGTTTGTTGTGCCGAAAGAAAAAGTAGAGCTTCTATTGGATGAGTGCAATCGCATACAGAAATCCGATTATGAAAGAGCGCTGGATAATTTATTCGGGGAATTACATGACTTCTCTATCCAGTGTGGGTTActaaaggaggagaaaatagCCTTATGGAATGAATGTCTTGAAGATATAGCCAAAGATTTAAAAGATATTGACGATTATTATGATGAAATTTATGATTTTAATATGAATGCAGAAACTGTGGTGACTGTTTCTTTTGTTTACTCTTTAACTAATTTTCTGAACCTGTGGACCACTACCATAGAAGGGATCGAGAAGAAGTGGTGCGCCCTTTTTGCCGAGAGGGCTTTGGATTATAAGGATGCCCTTCGAGAGGCTAAACTGCGCAAGGCGGCCACGGCGGAGCCTGACTCCCAGGAGGGAGCAGCGGGTTCTTCCGCCTCGGGTGCAGCGAGTACCACCTCGGGTGCAGCGGGTACCACCTCGGGTGCAGCGGGTACCACCTCGGGTGCGGCGAGTGCCACCTCAGGTGCGGCGAGTGCCACCTCAGGTGCAGCGGGTACCACCTCGGGTGCGGCGAGTGCCACCTCAGGTGCGGCGAGTGCCACCTCAGGTGCGGCGAGTGCCACCTCAAGTGCTGCGGCAGCGGCGCCAGCCCAAGAGGAAGGAAAGGACTCCCAGGAGGGGGACAAGGCCGATTCCCAGGAGGAGGGGGCCGATTCCAACGAGACGAAAGAACAATAA
- a CDS encoding hypothetical protein (encoded by transcript PVX_089760A): EEGATPPHGDHPDVHSNERTNAHSKIKKISSEENKSINELVTIRKLVEEMQNVQLVIKELAGTSVGGGHRGGASNHGDPNATEEAHSEGKNTTPLCAPSPHGEPNKESATHDGNASVHCLSRGDAEKYEEKIANLVQELMNTKLLLAQSETKREEEINEMKRRCGS; the protein is encoded by the coding sequence TGAAGAAGGGGCAACACCACCACATGGTGATCACCCAGATGTGCACAGCAACGAAAGGACAAATGCTCATtcgaaaattaaaaaaatctcaagtgaggaaaataaaagtataAACGAGTTGGTCACGATTCGCAAGTTGGTGgaggaaatgcaaaatgtgcaGCTCGTTATTAAAGAATTAGCCGGTACATCGGTCGGTGGAGGTCACAGAGGGGGGGCGAGCAACCATGGGGATCCAAACGCCACTGAAGAGGCACACTCCGAAGGGAAAAACACCACTCCCCTTTGTGCTCCCTCCCCCCACGGGGAGCCAAACAAAGAGAGCGCAACGCATGATGGGAATGCCTCAGTTCATTGCTTATCCCGGGGCGACGCGGAGAAgtacgaagaaaaaattgccaaccTTGTGCAGGAACTGATGAACACTAAACTGCTCTTGGCGCAGAGTGAAACAAAGCGGGAGGAGGAGATTAACGAGATGAAGCGGCGGTGCGGCAGTTAA
- a CDS encoding RAD protein (Pv-fam-e) (encoded by transcript PVX_089795A), protein MAAMSNIKTFYAAAIVSLGLHVLLSLILQVKMLACLWEGHLHSRSTQSTPPPLPFSLPLAPPRRLDEASSPRCGNHTTRTTLKDCAKKEKDHATLPYMCQRQSLLSILLLQMFEAKYYSNRFKLLTKNDVLIQFELCNSFLTDVYEKVMEKLAFQLNKLAKKYYYPEREKALLWNRCKEGIQKSFKEVDEYYDIYSEYYMHKRVIFGVSFNRVLQRYIKMWKDVLQKNEDLWNDTFAQSVEEYKAKDKQMKKEQLESGTKVERKGVAEKGEAKKGAAKKGEAKKGEAKKGEAKKGEAKKGEAKKGETKKGEAKKGEAKNN, encoded by the exons ATGGCAGCTATGAGTAACATCAAGACGTTCTATGCAGCAGCGATTGTCTCCCTGGGGTTGCACGTTCTGTTGAGTCTAATCCTGCAGGTAAAAATGT TAGCATGTCTATGGGAAGGTCATCTCCACAGCCGGTCTACGCAGTCTACGCCGCCTCCACTGCCATTTTCACTTCCACTGGCTCCCCCAAGACGACTAGATGAGGCGTCATCTCCCCGTTGCGGCAACCACACCACAAGGACGACACTGAAGGACTGTGCGAAGAAAGAGAAGGACCACGCCACACTGCCATACATGTGCCAGAGACAAAGCCTATTATCAATACTGCTGCTGCAAATGTTTGAAGCTAAGTATTACTCAAATAGGTTTAAGCTGCTGACCAAAAATGACGTGCTTATTCAGTTCGAGCTCTGCAATAGCTTTCTAACAGACGTATACGAAAAGGTGATGGAAAAATTGGCATTCCAGCTGAATAAACTAGCAAAAAAGTACTACTACCCCGAGAGAGAAAAGGCCCTACTGTGGAATAGATGCAAAGAAGGCATTCAGAAGAGCTTCAAAGAGGTAGACGAGTATTACGATATATATTCTGAATACTACATGCACAAACGTGTAATATTTGGGGTGAGCTTTAACAGAGTTTTGCAAAGGTACATCAAAATGTGGAAGgacgttttgcaaaaaaatgaagatttgTGGAATGACACCTTCGCGCAGAGCGTGGAGGAGTACAAGGCGAAAGATAAGCAgatgaagaaggagcagctGGAGAGCGGAACCAAGGTGGAGCGAAAGGGTGTggcggaaaagggggaggcaaaaaagggagcggcgaaaaagggggaagcaaaaaagggggaggcgaaaaagggggaagcaaaaaagggggaggcgaaaaagggggaagcaaaaaagggggagacaaaaaagggggaggcgaaaaagggggaggcgaaAAATAACTAA
- a CDS encoding RAD protein (Pv-fam-e) (encoded by transcript PVX_089790A): MLQVNYFWRVNVSKVISLFFLPLWIALLKTNFVLYERATLKAGVGAPPRELSTLSEIVQHYYPEAQLKGGSKANKREVAAIVQEMKSLEKSRSTLKRKVSGKKIIMHSFNLYTQFLTKIRKKMMNNLSDQLSQLASQNRMPEKDKKKLWEECQTAIDKEFEYVKNSYAMVGDIYAKAELILGIGYSDLLSRYLKVWKSVLYSSEKKWSEALVERTKKGKYSAGTEKSDLKSGAKGEEKGKAPDKGKAPDKGKAPDKGKTPDKGKAPDKGKTPDKGKTPDKGKTPDKGKTPDKGKTPDKGKTPDKGKAPDKGKAPDKGKTPDKGKTPDKGKTPDKGKAPDKGKTPDKGKTPDKGKAPDKGKAPDKGKGKGKK; this comes from the exons ATGTTACAAGTGAATTATTTCTGGCGGGTGAATGTGTCCAAAGtgatttccctttttttcctgccacTATGGATCGCCTTATTG aagACTAACTTTGTTCTGTACGAACGTGCAACGCTGAAGGCAGGTGTGGGGGCCCCCCCGAGAGAATTATCAACCCTATCCGAAATTGTACAGCACTATTACCCAGAGGCTCAactgaaggggggaagtaaaGCAAACAAGAGGGAGGTTGCGGCGATAGTACAAGAAATGAAATCATTGGAAAAATCAAGAAGCACTCTGAAACGTAAAGTctcaggtaaaaaaataataatgcatAGCTTTAACCTTTATACGCagtttttaacaaaaataagaaaaaaaatgatgaacaaTTTATCAGACCAGTTATCGCAGCTAGCTTCCCAAAACCGAATGCccgaaaaggataaaaagaaattatggGAAGAATGCCAAACTGCAATAGATAAAGAATTTGAATATGTGAAAAATTCCTATGCTATGGTTGGTGACATTTATGCCAAAGCTGAGTTGATACTTGGAATAGGCTACTCAGATTTGCTGAGCAGATACCTTAAAGTGTGGAAAAGCGTCTTATATAGCAGTGAAAAGAAGTGGAGTGAGGCGTTAGTTgaaagaacgaaaaaaggtAAATACTCCGCAGGAACGGAGAAGTCGGATTTGAAGAGCGGCgccaagggggaggagaaggggaaagcaCCAGATAAGGGGAAAGCACCAGATAAGGGGAAAGCACCAgataagggaaaaacaccAGATAAGGGGAAAGCACCAgataagggaaaaacacccgataagggaaaaacacccgataagggaaaaacacccgataagggaaaaacacccgataagggaaaaacacccgataagggaaaaacaccAGATAAGGGAAAAGCACCAGATAAGGGAAAAGCACCAgataagggaaaaacacccgataagggaaaaacacccgataagggaaaaacaccAGATAAGGGAAAAGCACCAgataagggaaaaacaccCGATAAGGGAAAAACGCCCGATAAGGGAAAAGCCCCCGATAAGGGAAAAGCCCCCGATAAGGGGaaagggaaggggaagaagtaa
- a CDS encoding hypothetical protein (encoded by transcript PVX_089780A) — MYFFFFSFLFFLFFFFSFLMPPRGACPHQYQNVQQGEQREHDSGDIQHSVCSHLGRPKWSGGKQTKQMKRGRGKRGKRSKRSVYHAANQTEADFQQINGYPNEFKKI, encoded by the coding sequence atgtatttctttttcttttcttttttatttttccttttctttttcttttcctttttaatgccTCCGCGGGGCGCGTGCCCTCACCAATACCAAAACGTGCAACAGGGCGAACAGAGAGAACACGACTCGGGGGATATCCAACATTCTGTTTGTAGCCACTTGGGACGGCCCAAATGGagcggggggaagcaaacaaaGCAAATGAAgcgggggagaggcaaacgAGGCAAGCGAAGCAAACGAAGCGTTTATCACGCGGCGAATCAAACTGAGGCGGACTTTCAACAAATAAATGGCTACCCGAatgagtttaaaaaaatataa